The Arthrobacter sp. D5-1 genome segment CCAGGACGGCAGCCGGCGGGTGGAACGATCCCACGAGGTTCTTGCCCTCGGCTGTATTGATGCCGGTCTTTCCGCCCACTGAAGCATCCACCATGCCCAGAAGACTGGTGGGCATGTGGATGACCTTGACACCACGAAGCCATGTGGCTGCCACGAAACCGGCCAGGTCCGTCACGGCGCCACCTCCGACCGCCACGATGGCGTCAGAGCGGGTGAAGTCGTTTTGGCCCAGCACCTGCCAGCAGAAAGCAGCAACCTGAATGTGCTTGCCTTCTTCCGCATCAGGGATTTCGGCAGTCAGCGCGGTGAAGCCGGCTGTTTCCAGCTCGTCGCGAACCGTGTCCCCCGTCAGGCGGAGGGCCCGGGGATGAATGACCAGGACACGCCGGACACGCTCCCCCAGCTTTTCAGGAAGGGTCCCCAAAAGGCCGCGCCCCACTACGACATCGTAGTTTTCATTGGCGGACTGGCCAGTCACCTTGATGACAGTTGCTTCGTTACTCACTTTTCAACTTCCTCTTTCAAGGCTGCATACTGGCGCAGCCGCTCCTCCAACTGGAGGCCGATTTCCGCCACGGATCCTGAACGGACGTCCATGACGATGTCCGCGAGACGCTCATAGACAGGACGCCTCGTAGCGAACAATGCTTCCCACCGCGTCATCGCATCACCCTTCAGCAATGGCCTGCCAGTGTTGCGCGCGATGCGATCGGCAACGGTCTCCGCGTCACATTCGAGGTAGACCACCGTGCATTCTTCCAGCAGTTGCTGGGTTCCGGAGTCCAGGACCGCTCCCCCGCCCAGAGAAATAATGGCGGGCTGAACCTTGGCATTCTCGATGGACTTCGCGACTGCCCGGGCTTCAATTTCACGGAAGGCGTGCTCTCCGCGCCCCGCGAAAATATCCGCGATACTGCCGTGGGCAGCGACCACCACAGCGTCGGTATCCACGAACGGGAGCCCCAACTGCTGGGCCAACTGCTGGCCAATGGCCGACTTACCAACAGCCATAGGGCCCACCAGGACAACGGGACGGCCGGTGCAGCCGTCCAGGATCGGG includes the following:
- a CDS encoding shikimate kinase, translated to MAVGKSAIGQQLAQQLGLPFVDTDAVVVAAHGSIADIFAGRGEHAFREIEARAVAKSIENAKVQPAIISLGGGAVLDSGTQQLLEECTVVYLECDAETVADRIARNTGRPLLKGDAMTRWEALFATRRPVYERLADIVMDVRSGSVAEIGLQLEERLRQYAALKEEVEK